The DNA segment AGGAGAACCAACTGATAGATGTCGGTAACACCAACGGTTACCGCTCCGATAATTGGTGGTATTGCGAGACCACCTAATCCTGGGATTCGTAAGAGTCTGGCATACGCAACGATCTTGTTCATGAGAAAAACAAGAAAAAGATGGTCGTATATGAGTTTTTCTTAAAAGTTACATTGTTTTTGGTTGAAGTAGTGTTCCATGCAAAATGAGGTTAGATAAGATAAATCCTAGGGCAGGGAAGAATGCCAACAATCCAATCCACGGATTTTGAGTCATAAGCATAATGGGGACTAAAGCAAAATTAATCATATAATGACTGCCAATGTATTTTCGTGCTTTCATACGGTCAAAACGTTTCATTGATAGGAGTTTATGTGAGAGGAAAAACATGAACAGAGCGATGAAGATGAGAAGAATCCATTGTGCAACCTGGAAAAATGAGATCTGTAAGGATTCTTTGAGAATATAGAATGCAGTTCCAACCATAATAAAATCAACGAGTTGAAGTCCATAGGCAATTGCTTTGAAATTTTTTGATATGATAAGTTGGCTATCATAGATTCTCACACCAAGTTTCACTGCTAAGGTGTTTGCGCCGTGTTTGTAATCGTTTTCAATATCTTTCATACCACCAGCGATGATCTGCATATACAGTACTTGTATAGCACCAAGGATTCCAACGATCCATGTGATTGGTGTGAGTAGAGTGAGTTTTCCAGTAACGGTTAATGCTCCGTAGATAATTAAAAAGAAAATTCCAAGAGCAACAAAAATATCGGTAAATGGATATTTTTTACTAATGAGATCGTAGAGAGCAATGCATCCAGCAGAGAGGATGAGGATAACGAGTGGAAAATACTGATTTGTGGTATATGCTATGAAGCTGGCGATGAGAAAGGCAACAAACATAGCGGCAAATGCGAAGAGATAGGCATTTTTTTTGGTAATTGTTCCACTGACCAATGGTCGGTCACTGATTTCTTGAGATTGTGTATCCAGTGTGTAATCAATAATATCGTTAAATACAAAACCAAAGGTATGTCCAAAAAAACCAACAAGAAACAGCAGGAATAATATGAAAACATTGTAGTGACCCATGGCGAGGGCACCCATAACTGGTGAAACTCCTGTTAGAACTGCATTGAATGATCGTGCAAGTTTCAGATATTCTCGTATGTTCATAGCGCGTGCTTCTAAAAGAGCAAGGTCTATAAAAAAGAATCGTTTTGTTTGGCTTCATCCCGAAATAGATAATTAAGGAAGAAACATTCATTTTTTCATTGGATGGGACGCGCAAAGAAAAGGATTAATCCAACAGTTGCGAACCATGTGAACCGCAATTTCACC comes from the Candidatus Thermoplasmatota archaeon genome and includes:
- a CDS encoding UbiA family prenyltransferase, giving the protein MNIREYLKLARSFNAVLTGVSPVMGALAMGHYNVFILFLLFLVGFFGHTFGFVFNDIIDYTLDTQSQEISDRPLVSGTITKKNAYLFAFAAMFVAFLIASFIAYTTNQYFPLVILILSAGCIALYDLISKKYPFTDIFVALGIFFLIIYGALTVTGKLTLLTPITWIVGILGAIQVLYMQIIAGGMKDIENDYKHGANTLAVKLGVRIYDSQLIISKNFKAIAYGLQLVDFIMVGTAFYILKESLQISFFQVAQWILLIFIALFMFFLSHKLLSMKRFDRMKARKYIGSHYMINFALVPIMLMTQNPWIGLLAFFPALGFILSNLILHGTLLQPKTM